The Methylomagnum ishizawai genome has a window encoding:
- the ftsE gene encoding cell division ATP-binding protein FtsE produces MLEFQNVTKRYSESGDALSEVSFALEPGELAFLTGHSGAGKSTLLRLIPVIERPTRGKIVLDGQPINRLTQREIPFLRRKLGLIFQDYRLLHDRTVFDNVALPLAIAGYSPTEIGRRVRAALDKVGLLRKEKRYPKGLSGGEQQRVGIARAIVHKPPVILADEPTGNLDPELATEIMGLFREFNAVGVTLLIATHDLGLISRMACRRLRLHQGRLLEGG; encoded by the coding sequence ATGCTCGAATTCCAAAACGTCACGAAACGCTATTCCGAAAGCGGAGACGCCCTTTCCGAGGTCAGCTTCGCGCTGGAACCGGGGGAACTGGCCTTCCTCACCGGCCATTCCGGCGCGGGCAAAAGCACCTTGCTCCGGCTCATCCCGGTGATCGAGCGGCCCACCCGCGGCAAGATCGTCCTGGACGGCCAGCCCATCAACCGCCTGACCCAGCGCGAAATCCCCTTCCTGCGCCGCAAGCTCGGCCTGATCTTCCAGGATTACCGGCTGCTGCACGACCGCACGGTATTCGACAACGTGGCCTTGCCGCTCGCCATCGCCGGTTATAGCCCCACCGAGATTGGCCGCCGGGTCCGCGCCGCCCTGGACAAGGTCGGTTTGTTGCGCAAGGAAAAGCGCTACCCCAAGGGCTTGTCCGGCGGCGAGCAACAACGGGTCGGCATCGCCCGCGCCATCGTCCACAAGCCGCCGGTGATCCTGGCCGACGAGCCCACCGGCAACCTCGATCCCGAACTGGCCACCGAAATCATGGGCCTGTTCCGCGAATTCAACGCCGTGGGCGTGACCTTGTTGATCGCCACCCACGACCTGGGCTTGATCTCGCGCATGGCTTGCCGCAGGCTGCGCTTGCATCAGGGCAGGTTGTTGGAGGGCGGTTGA
- the ftsX gene encoding permease-like cell division protein FtsX, with protein sequence MDWDRFKFWARRRNGTVGRAGRLGRGPVERLQAFCALQRDIAKDSFHRLRDAPLASALTILVIAIALTLPADFHALIRNAQEASAGLEATSRISLFLKPELSNDVARRLAERLRLHPKLAEAQVISKEEGLRELRAYSGFGDALEALDYNPLPAVISLKPKDGRATPDELQVLLAELSGLPEADFAQFDTEWLRKLRAMLAMADRAIVVFGLLLGLGVLFIVGNTIRLELQHRREEIAVAKLLGATDGFIIRPFLYAGFWYGLLGGSLAWVLSDLLLLILRGPALELAELYGSAYRLAFLNWAESELLIGASVVLGVAGAWAVVFYHLRKLDPD encoded by the coding sequence ATGGATTGGGATCGGTTCAAATTCTGGGCGCGGCGGCGCAATGGCACGGTGGGCCGGGCGGGCCGCTTGGGCCGGGGTCCCGTCGAGCGGCTGCAAGCCTTCTGCGCCTTGCAGCGCGATATCGCCAAGGACAGTTTCCATCGGCTGCGGGACGCCCCCTTGGCCTCGGCCCTCACCATCCTGGTGATCGCCATCGCCCTGACCTTGCCCGCCGATTTCCACGCCTTGATCCGCAACGCCCAGGAAGCCAGCGCCGGCCTCGAAGCCACCAGCCGGATTTCGCTGTTCCTGAAGCCGGAACTGTCCAACGACGTGGCCCGGCGCTTGGCCGAGCGGCTGCGGCTGCATCCCAAGCTGGCCGAGGCCCAGGTCATCAGCAAGGAGGAAGGTTTGCGCGAACTGCGGGCCTATAGTGGTTTTGGCGATGCCCTGGAAGCGTTGGATTACAACCCCCTGCCCGCCGTCATCAGTCTGAAACCCAAGGATGGCCGGGCCACGCCGGACGAGTTGCAAGTCCTCCTGGCCGAACTGTCCGGCTTGCCCGAGGCCGATTTCGCCCAGTTCGACACCGAATGGCTGCGCAAGCTCAGGGCCATGCTGGCGATGGCGGACCGGGCCATCGTGGTGTTCGGCCTGTTGTTGGGATTGGGGGTGTTGTTCATCGTCGGTAATACCATCCGCCTGGAATTGCAGCACCGCCGCGAGGAAATCGCCGTCGCCAAGCTGCTCGGGGCCACCGATGGCTTCATCATCCGGCCTTTCCTGTACGCCGGGTTTTGGTATGGCTTGTTGGGCGGGAGCCTGGCCTGGGTGCTGAGCGATCTACTACTCTTGATCTTGCGCGGCCCGGCGCTGGAATTGGCCGAACTCTATGGGAGCGCCTACCGTCTGGCCTTCCTGAACTGGGCGGAATCGGAACTCTTGATCGGGGCCTCGGTCGTATTGGGCGTCGCCGGGGCGTGGGCGGTGGTGTTCTACCATCTCCGCAAGCTCGACCCGGATTGA
- the rpoH gene encoding RNA polymerase sigma factor RpoH, with protein sequence MSNALTLPVNPALGSIEEYVATVNRMPRWDAEQEHELALRFRDENDLEAARLLVLGNLRFVVHIAKGYLGYGLPLPDLIQEGNIGLMKAVKRYDPEVGVRLVSFAVHWIRAEIHEFIIQNWRIVKVATTKAQRKLFFNLRKFKPRLGWFTHDEATAVADELGVDVDTVYEMESRLSQQDMAFDQPLDADADEKDVSAPVHYLQQDNADPAALLEDNDWGEHKQQRLLAAIEQLDDRSRDIVTSRWLSEQKLTLHDLAARYNVSAERIRQLENTAMKRLKTSLAA encoded by the coding sequence ATGAGCAACGCATTAACCCTTCCGGTCAATCCCGCGCTGGGTTCCATCGAAGAGTACGTCGCCACGGTCAACCGTATGCCGCGTTGGGATGCCGAGCAAGAACACGAACTCGCCCTGCGTTTCCGCGACGAGAACGATCTGGAGGCCGCCCGCCTGTTGGTGCTGGGCAATCTCCGCTTCGTGGTGCATATCGCCAAAGGGTATCTGGGCTACGGTTTGCCGCTGCCCGACCTGATCCAGGAGGGCAATATCGGCCTGATGAAGGCCGTGAAGCGCTACGACCCCGAGGTCGGCGTGCGCCTGGTGTCGTTCGCGGTGCATTGGATCCGGGCCGAAATCCACGAATTCATCATCCAGAACTGGCGCATCGTCAAGGTCGCCACCACCAAGGCCCAGCGCAAGCTGTTCTTCAACCTCAGGAAATTTAAGCCGCGCCTGGGTTGGTTCACCCACGACGAGGCCACGGCGGTGGCCGACGAACTCGGGGTGGACGTGGATACGGTCTACGAGATGGAAAGCCGCCTGAGCCAGCAGGACATGGCCTTCGACCAGCCGCTCGACGCCGACGCCGACGAGAAGGACGTGTCGGCCCCGGTGCATTACCTGCAACAGGACAACGCCGACCCCGCCGCGCTGTTGGAAGACAACGATTGGGGCGAGCATAAGCAACAGCGCCTCCTGGCCGCCATCGAGCAATTGGACGACCGCAGCCGCGACATCGTGACCAGCCGCTGGCTGAGCGAGCAGAAGCTGACCCTGCACGATCTGGCGGCCCGGTACAACGTCTCCGCCGAGCGCATCCGCCAGCTCGAGAACACCGCCATGAAGCGGCTGAAAACCTCGCTGGCGGCTTGA
- a CDS encoding class I SAM-dependent methyltransferase, with translation MQLEHILKSYARYAPVYDQTFGWMLSYRGRTMAAGVTNQRPGKVLEVGVGTGISLRYYRREHQVHGIDISPDMLAIAHRRVHKARLSHVSKLSLMDARDMEYEDESFDFVVAAYVMSVVPEPAKVLREIERVCKPGGDVVIVNHFAAERGFRRNVEKMLAPLSHKLGWRPDMPVEEILSNTHLREVRRHQLPPLGMFTMLHLKKER, from the coding sequence ATGCAATTGGAACACATCCTGAAATCCTACGCCCGCTACGCCCCGGTCTACGACCAAACCTTCGGCTGGATGCTGAGCTACCGCGGCCGCACCATGGCGGCCGGGGTCACCAACCAGCGGCCCGGCAAGGTGCTGGAGGTGGGCGTCGGCACCGGGATCAGCCTGCGCTACTACCGTAGGGAACATCAGGTCCATGGCATCGATATTTCGCCGGACATGCTCGCCATCGCCCACCGGCGCGTCCACAAGGCCCGGCTGTCCCATGTCTCCAAGCTCAGCCTCATGGACGCCAGGGATATGGAATACGAGGACGAGAGCTTCGATTTCGTGGTGGCCGCCTATGTGATGTCGGTGGTGCCGGAACCGGCGAAGGTATTGCGGGAAATCGAGCGGGTGTGCAAGCCCGGCGGCGATGTGGTGATCGTCAACCATTTCGCGGCGGAACGGGGCTTCCGGCGCAATGTCGAGAAGATGCTCGCGCCCCTGTCGCACAAGCTGGGCTGGCGTCCCGACATGCCGGTCGAGGAAATCCTGTCCAACACCCATCTGCGCGAGGTGAGGCGCCACCAGTTGCCGCCGCTGGGCATGTTCACCATGCTGCACCTGAAGAAAGAACGTTGA